One window of the Candidatus Dependentiae bacterium genome contains the following:
- a CDS encoding type II secretion system protein, giving the protein MKRPLEGFLLIELLVAMAIMSCVALVLAQYQAGIIQVQRDACNRMQAIAIAGERLDKILVNKRLPSELSEQVDQFTIRYEAQQVPLVSLDMPYILQEKPSFYTISVWASWGQHSVYLSSGMGIT; this is encoded by the coding sequence ATGAAGCGACCACTTGAAGGTTTCTTGCTTATAGAGCTTTTGGTTGCTATGGCAATCATGAGCTGTGTAGCCTTAGTGCTGGCTCAGTATCAGGCAGGTATTATTCAGGTTCAGAGAGATGCCTGCAACCGCATGCAAGCTATAGCTATAGCTGGAGAAAGATTGGACAAAATACTGGTTAATAAGCGATTGCCATCTGAATTGTCTGAACAGGTTGATCAATTTACCATACGGTATGAAGCGCAACAGGTGCCATTAGTAAGTTTGGATATGCCATATATACTGCAAGAAAAGCCATCTTTTTATACTATTAGCGTATGGGCCTCCTGGGGCCAACATAGTGTATATCTTTCTAGCGGCATGGGGATAACATGA
- a CDS encoding prepilin-type N-terminal cleavage/methylation domain-containing protein — protein MNQKGFSLIECMVYSVLFSIMATTWFHALITMQQRLMQQSTACNILTEMYAAHDACIRDLRMAPRTRKAWVMLNNTYLVWCNGTMCVGWQIEPGKLIRYQGTYNPQDDTWHTYKKSIVSEHIDTAYFSIEGNHQTINMIAVTLHQSNCTVERKVYLHA, from the coding sequence ATGAATCAAAAGGGATTTTCTCTTATTGAATGTATGGTATACAGCGTACTTTTTTCAATCATGGCAACAACGTGGTTTCATGCCTTAATTACCATGCAACAGCGATTAATGCAGCAAAGTACTGCGTGTAATATTTTGACTGAAATGTATGCTGCACATGATGCGTGTATACGCGACTTGCGTATGGCGCCAAGAACAAGAAAGGCTTGGGTTATGTTGAATAATACGTATTTAGTTTGGTGCAATGGGACCATGTGTGTGGGGTGGCAGATAGAGCCGGGCAAGTTGATAAGGTATCAAGGAACCTATAACCCCCAAGATGATACCTGGCATACTTATAAAAAAAGTATAGTTTCTGAGCATATAGATACTGCCTATTTTTCTATTGAAGGTAACCACCAAACAATTAATATGATTGCAGTAACTCTACACCAATCTAATTGTACGGTAGAGCGCAAGGTTTATTTGCATGCATAA
- the rplI gene encoding 50S ribosomal protein L9 yields MKVFLKQDIEKIGMAGEIVKVGDGYARNYLIPRNIAIEITPQNQSFYQSKIKSIEHRKEVIESKTSMLAERINTMKITIKRKMHDDGKLYGAISQGEVVDLLAEQGVSINKSQVVIDKSIKSKGAHKVVIKLTSRLQPELTLNVLPE; encoded by the coding sequence ATGAAAGTATTTCTAAAACAAGATATTGAAAAAATTGGTATGGCCGGTGAAATTGTTAAAGTCGGCGATGGTTATGCGCGTAATTATCTTATCCCACGCAATATAGCAATTGAAATCACCCCACAAAACCAGTCATTTTATCAAAGCAAAATTAAGTCAATAGAACATCGTAAAGAAGTTATTGAAAGCAAAACTTCAATGCTTGCAGAACGTATTAATACTATGAAAATTACCATTAAACGAAAAATGCATGACGATGGTAAATTGTATGGTGCAATCAGTCAAGGTGAAGTTGTTGATTTATTAGCCGAACAAGGTGTTAGTATTAATAAGAGCCAGGTTGTTATTGATAAATCAATAAAATCTAAAGGTGCTCATAAGGTTGTTATTAAGCTTACCTCTCGATTGCAACCAGAGCTCACCTTAAACGTGTTACCAGAATAG
- the dnaB gene encoding replicative DNA helicase: MIKKQHRDTSSMNTQRINNAQTILGRSLPANVEAEKSVLGALLLNDDVLSKVTEIVRPQDFYHPGHQTIFKAMLDLSQAQKRIDLVTLQDTLATNNSLDAVGGEVYLLSLQEDVTSVGFVAQHATIIREKSVLRELINSAADIIANCYSQENGSIESVLDLAEKTIFEISDKRTNQSFVQIDIWLKKTFQHLSDIKSNSKGITGIASGFGQLDAMTSGFQNGDLIVLAARPSMGKTALALCLGAHAARQGAAVGIFSLEMAAEQLTLRVLSSESGIAHHNIRNATITSQEWVELTNVAAQLAESKIFIDDTAMLDIMSLRAKARKLKATGSLDILIIDYLQLIHVNKRHENRHQEVSEISRSLKALAKELEIPIIALSQLSRAVDSRMDKRPMLSDLRESGAIEQDADVIMFLYRDIVYNPETEHPALAELIVGKQRNGPTGTVHLNFVRELTKFEEINDQPF, from the coding sequence ATGATTAAAAAGCAACATCGTGATACCTCTTCTATGAATACTCAAAGAATTAACAACGCTCAAACGATCCTTGGGCGTAGTTTGCCTGCAAATGTTGAGGCAGAAAAATCTGTTCTTGGTGCACTCTTGCTTAATGATGATGTACTCAGCAAAGTAACTGAAATAGTGCGTCCGCAAGATTTTTATCATCCAGGACATCAGACTATTTTTAAAGCAATGCTAGATTTATCACAAGCGCAAAAACGTATTGATTTAGTAACTTTGCAAGATACGTTAGCGACAAATAATTCATTAGATGCTGTGGGTGGCGAAGTATATTTACTCTCTCTGCAAGAGGATGTTACCTCTGTAGGGTTTGTTGCACAGCACGCTACTATTATCAGAGAAAAGTCTGTTTTACGTGAGTTGATTAATTCAGCAGCAGATATAATTGCCAATTGTTATTCACAAGAAAACGGCAGCATAGAATCGGTATTAGATTTAGCAGAAAAAACTATTTTTGAGATATCAGATAAACGTACCAATCAAAGCTTTGTGCAAATTGATATTTGGTTGAAAAAAACATTTCAACATTTATCTGATATTAAAAGTAATAGTAAGGGTATTACTGGTATTGCAAGTGGATTTGGGCAACTTGACGCTATGACATCGGGTTTTCAAAATGGCGATTTAATTGTATTGGCAGCACGACCATCTATGGGTAAAACAGCATTAGCTCTTTGTTTGGGAGCACATGCAGCGCGCCAAGGAGCAGCTGTAGGTATATTTTCACTTGAGATGGCAGCAGAACAATTAACATTACGTGTTTTATCATCAGAATCTGGCATTGCGCATCATAATATAAGAAATGCTACTATCACCTCGCAAGAATGGGTAGAGCTCACTAACGTTGCAGCTCAGCTGGCAGAATCAAAAATATTTATAGATGATACTGCTATGCTTGATATTATGTCACTACGCGCGAAAGCACGTAAATTAAAGGCTACTGGTAGCTTGGATATACTTATTATAGATTATTTACAGCTTATTCATGTGAATAAGCGACATGAAAATAGGCATCAGGAAGTATCAGAAATTTCTCGTTCCTTAAAAGCACTTGCTAAAGAACTCGAGATTCCTATAATTGCATTATCGCAGCTTTCTCGTGCTGTTGACAGTAGGATGGATAAGCGACCAATGCTTTCTGATTTGCGTGAGTCAGGTGCAATTGAACAAGATGCAGATGTTATTATGTTTCTGTACCGTGATATTGTATATAATCCTGAAACCGAGCATCCTGCACTAGCAGAACTTATTGTAGGCAAACAACGCAATGGACCAACTGGTACTGTACATTTAAATTTTGTTCGTGAATTAACTAAGTTTGAAGAGATTAATGATCAACCATTTTAA
- the ruvC gene encoding crossover junction endodeoxyribonuclease RuvC has translation MIFHSNHFDEENKYMIILGIDPGFHIAGYSIIKKEGNRILLLDSGYLKMSPTKHLSERISIFHNFFAEKIARWHITDLALETPFLGKNAQNFLKLGYLRGILYLLSHNNNLIMHEFSPREIKQAITGFGGASKDQVARVILQLFPRLEKPEKEDVTDALAITLCGLWKHRAQLLR, from the coding sequence ATGATTTTTCATAGCAATCATTTTGATGAAGAGAATAAATATATGATAATTTTAGGAATTGACCCAGGCTTTCACATAGCAGGTTATAGTATTATAAAAAAAGAGGGCAATAGGATATTATTACTTGATAGCGGTTATTTGAAAATGTCACCAACCAAGCATTTATCAGAGCGAATCTCTATATTTCATAATTTTTTTGCAGAAAAGATTGCTAGATGGCATATAACTGATTTAGCGCTTGAAACACCATTTCTAGGTAAAAATGCTCAGAATTTTTTAAAGCTAGGTTATCTTCGTGGTATCCTATATCTTTTGTCGCATAATAATAATCTTATCATGCATGAATTCTCACCTCGGGAAATTAAACAAGCAATAACTGGCTTTGGTGGTGCTAGCAAAGATCAGGTTGCTCGTGTTATCTTACAACTTTTTCCAAGGCTTGAAAAACCTGAAAAAGAAGATGTAACTGATGCTTTAGCAATAACTCTTTGTGGTTTATGGAAACATCGAGCTCAACTTTTACGTTAA
- the recF gene encoding DNA replication and repair protein RecF (All proteins in this family for which functions are known are DNA-binding proteins that assist the filamentation of RecA onto DNA for the initiation of recombination or recombinational repair.): MQHNDISLQLKRLHIKNFRCFNDLTLDLQSPVVLIEGINGTGKTSILEALYYSCYLRSFRTHWPRELLQFNHTNFFIKAIVSAESITHEIQVGFSGAKRLVKVNQKVVSSYKELMNFYRVVSLTEDDLELINGGPHIRRAFIDHALLLHNPEFIHDIRTLKQIADHRNSLLKKGRADRQAYTLWTEQLWDISHIIQHKRQELLAILAKKTQEMIDTFFGGSISIVFEYQIKKMSLTRDAMVADDQLYRDEQRLGRSLFGAHLDDINITFQDKKSKSFASRGQQKLIIFLLKIAQIQYLKDFQGSAVFLIDDFMTDFDELRAHTILAALTGLNSQLIFTCPVRNLFLEDNLRQHGLQHIKLTI; encoded by the coding sequence ATGCAACATAATGATATATCATTACAACTTAAACGTTTGCACATAAAAAATTTTAGATGTTTCAATGATCTTACACTTGATTTACAGAGTCCTGTAGTTTTGATTGAAGGCATAAATGGAACAGGTAAAACCTCGATTTTAGAGGCATTGTATTATTCGTGTTACTTACGTTCTTTTCGTACGCATTGGCCCCGAGAGCTATTGCAATTTAATCATACTAATTTTTTTATTAAAGCTATTGTTTCAGCCGAATCAATTACGCATGAAATTCAGGTTGGTTTCTCAGGAGCAAAACGTTTAGTTAAAGTTAACCAAAAGGTAGTAAGTTCATACAAGGAGCTTATGAATTTTTACCGAGTAGTAAGTTTAACTGAAGATGATTTGGAGCTTATCAACGGAGGCCCTCATATTAGACGCGCATTCATTGACCATGCGCTATTGCTGCATAATCCAGAATTTATACATGATATTCGTACGTTGAAGCAGATTGCAGATCATAGGAACAGCTTACTTAAAAAAGGTAGGGCAGACAGACAGGCCTATACGCTCTGGACAGAGCAGTTATGGGATATATCTCATATCATCCAGCACAAACGGCAAGAGCTCCTTGCTATACTGGCAAAAAAGACCCAAGAAATGATAGATACCTTCTTTGGCGGATCTATATCGATTGTATTTGAGTATCAGATTAAAAAAATGTCTCTAACAAGGGATGCTATGGTGGCCGATGATCAGCTTTATCGAGATGAACAACGGCTTGGCAGGTCACTATTTGGAGCCCATTTGGACGATATAAATATCACATTTCAGGACAAAAAATCAAAGTCTTTTGCCTCTCGTGGCCAACAAAAACTGATCATATTTCTATTAAAAATAGCCCAAATCCAGTATTTGAAGGATTTCCAGGGTTCAGCAGTATTTCTTATTGATGATTTTATGACTGATTTCGATGAATTGCGGGCACATACCATTCTTGCCGCACTTACCGGTCTTAACTCCCAGCTAATCTTTACCTGCCCCGTACGCAACCTGTTTTTAGAAGACAATCTTAGGCAGCATGGTTTGCAACATATAAAATTGACAATCTGA
- the dnaN gene encoding DNA polymerase III subunit beta, which yields MKNTFIVEQKPFLSLLASMQPICTKRTTLDATSSILFQIGHKELVLKSTDLEISLQASYQLEHADIMQPQSFLVSGRRVFDLIKELDGQIEITVTDKQMRLKSGSAKLALNIKDAQDFPPFPERIENLMHLDQNFLLDMLNKVAFLIPQNNATPALNGLYLEISRQNLKMTTTDGHCLAQVCSEKYQLEEPKTWLLPRRAVFEVKKLLEGTAESKPIFLGVCGNQLVFSGESFNFFTKLLVDPFPQYQNILERKGFVPAKVDRSHFVKTLKRSSCLLSGQFIATTFGFDPEKIHVSMQNNEVGALQEDVPLEGFTGEQLDVRFYAPYLLSGLQVFPQDQIQFYLKNASKPIIFESADKEYNMLYLVMPVAPTHAT from the coding sequence ATGAAAAACACGTTTATTGTTGAACAGAAACCATTTTTATCATTACTTGCATCTATGCAACCAATTTGTACTAAGCGCACTACACTTGATGCAACATCATCTATTCTGTTTCAAATTGGTCACAAAGAATTAGTACTAAAAAGTACCGATTTAGAAATTAGTTTACAAGCAAGTTATCAACTTGAACATGCAGACATCATGCAACCGCAGTCATTTTTAGTTTCTGGGCGCCGTGTGTTTGATCTTATTAAAGAACTGGATGGTCAAATTGAAATTACTGTGACAGATAAACAAATGCGTCTAAAATCTGGATCTGCAAAGCTTGCGCTTAATATTAAAGATGCGCAGGATTTTCCGCCATTTCCCGAGCGCATTGAGAATTTGATGCATCTAGATCAGAATTTCTTGTTGGATATGTTGAATAAAGTTGCATTTTTGATTCCGCAGAATAACGCAACTCCAGCATTAAATGGTTTATACTTGGAGATATCAAGACAAAATCTTAAAATGACTACAACTGATGGTCATTGCTTAGCACAAGTTTGTTCAGAAAAATATCAACTTGAAGAACCCAAGACATGGTTATTACCACGTAGAGCGGTTTTTGAGGTAAAAAAATTATTAGAAGGTACAGCAGAGAGTAAACCAATATTTTTAGGTGTATGTGGGAATCAATTGGTATTTTCAGGTGAATCATTCAATTTTTTTACTAAATTGCTAGTTGATCCATTCCCACAATATCAAAATATTTTAGAGCGTAAAGGGTTTGTTCCTGCTAAAGTCGATCGTTCTCACTTTGTGAAAACACTCAAACGTTCATCCTGCTTGTTATCAGGACAATTTATTGCAACAACTTTTGGATTTGACCCTGAAAAAATACATGTCTCCATGCAAAATAATGAAGTAGGCGCCTTGCAAGAAGATGTACCGCTTGAAGGTTTTACTGGTGAACAATTAGACGTGCGCTTCTATGCACCATATTTGTTAAGTGGCTTGCAGGTTTTCCCGCAAGATCAAATACAGTTTTATCTAAAAAATGCCTCAAAACCAATAATATTCGAGTCTGCAGATAAAGAATATAATATGTTATATTTAGTAATGCCAGTGGCCCCAACACATGCAACATAA
- a CDS encoding tyrosine recombinase: MENSTILYKFEAYLLTEKRVAVNTLAAYKKDIDQLADFLKKKKLEIQQVTLKDLKSFLKYLHKQSLSARSIARKISALKTLFSYLNDQFEWKNVAKDLRIPKMDKTLPHYLSEPDVEKLFAVADNDNSTHALRNKVMLYLMYTSGMRVSELVRLKTSDIQFDTGFITVDGKGGKQRIVPIPHAIINMLREYIDTKLEVQNATRKARTVVPYLFSTQYAGVIKPMSRQSFWIILKEMWAKTGSKKNISPHQLRHSLATHMLKKGVDLRSLQMILGHENLSTVQIYTHIETSYLRTIYDKKHPRS, translated from the coding sequence ATGGAAAACTCAACAATATTATATAAGTTTGAAGCCTACCTTTTAACCGAAAAACGTGTTGCAGTCAATACGTTAGCAGCTTACAAAAAGGATATTGATCAATTAGCTGATTTTTTAAAGAAGAAAAAATTAGAAATCCAACAAGTAACATTGAAAGACCTCAAATCTTTTTTAAAATACCTACACAAGCAATCGTTGAGTGCTCGAAGCATAGCACGTAAAATATCTGCATTAAAAACGCTTTTTTCTTACCTAAATGATCAATTTGAGTGGAAAAATGTTGCTAAAGATTTGCGTATTCCTAAAATGGACAAAACATTACCGCATTATTTGTCTGAGCCAGATGTAGAAAAACTATTTGCGGTTGCTGATAACGATAATTCTACGCATGCATTGCGTAATAAAGTTATGTTATATCTTATGTATACTTCTGGCATGCGGGTGAGTGAGCTTGTTCGCCTTAAAACATCTGATATTCAATTTGATACCGGGTTCATAACGGTTGATGGTAAGGGAGGCAAGCAACGTATAGTACCAATACCACATGCTATAATTAATATGTTGCGTGAATATATTGATACCAAACTAGAAGTGCAAAATGCAACACGCAAGGCGCGTACGGTAGTGCCTTATTTATTTTCCACCCAATATGCGGGAGTTATTAAACCTATGTCACGGCAATCATTTTGGATTATTTTGAAAGAAATGTGGGCCAAAACGGGAAGTAAGAAAAATATTTCTCCACACCAATTGCGACATTCTTTGGCAACTCATATGCTAAAAAAGGGAGTTGATTTACGTTCTTTACAAATGATTTTAGGGCATGAAAATTTATCTACTGTGCAAATTTATACTCATATAGAAACAAGCTATTTGCGTACTATTTACGACAAAAAACATCCACGTTCTTAA
- the proS gene encoding proline--tRNA ligase, giving the protein MKYKEKISTIKYYGRYMSKLPSIKNQFPEWYQEVIHQAELVDQSPVRGTMVIRPYGYAIWENIKEILDRRIKETGHENAAFPLFIPESFIKKEAEHVAGFAPELAVVTHAGGKELEEPLVVRPTSETMIHYMFARWIKSWRDLPLKINQWANVVRWEMRPRAFLRTTEFFWQEGHTAHATQQEAEEEVMLMLQEYVNLAQNYLAIPVIAGEKTPTERFPGAVKTMTFEALMQDGKALQMGTSHLLSQKFAESFHIEFQDKEGKLAMPYLTSWGVTTRLIGAVVMVHGDERGLVIPPKIAPIQVVIIPILKKNMDNTTVLTAAQHIKNELQSKGIRVFLDEDEHKTPGTKFYKWELRGVPVRIEIGPRDVENNQAVVADRIDLSKESVALNTIVPHVEQLLERVQKELFDRAVARQKAMWHKDAKLAEFGPILEEHNGIYQTGWCGDAACEAELKRYKAFTRCLIQEKTFDTCFNCTKPSIGDVLVAKAY; this is encoded by the coding sequence ATGAAATATAAAGAAAAAATAAGCACTATTAAATACTATGGTAGGTACATGAGCAAGCTTCCGAGTATAAAAAATCAATTTCCAGAATGGTATCAAGAAGTAATCCATCAAGCAGAACTTGTTGATCAATCACCCGTACGCGGCACTATGGTCATTAGACCGTATGGGTATGCAATATGGGAAAATATTAAAGAAATATTGGATCGTCGGATCAAAGAAACAGGGCATGAAAATGCCGCATTCCCTCTTTTTATTCCAGAATCGTTCATTAAAAAAGAAGCCGAACATGTGGCAGGATTCGCACCTGAACTTGCCGTGGTAACTCATGCAGGAGGCAAGGAGCTAGAAGAGCCTCTTGTTGTCAGACCAACCTCTGAAACCATGATTCATTATATGTTTGCTCGGTGGATCAAATCTTGGCGTGATTTACCTCTCAAAATAAACCAGTGGGCCAATGTAGTTCGGTGGGAAATGCGACCTCGAGCATTTTTACGTACAACGGAATTTTTCTGGCAAGAAGGTCACACCGCACATGCAACACAACAAGAAGCAGAAGAAGAAGTAATGCTTATGTTGCAGGAGTATGTTAATCTTGCTCAAAACTATTTGGCAATTCCGGTAATTGCTGGTGAAAAAACACCAACAGAACGATTTCCGGGTGCGGTCAAAACTATGACATTTGAAGCACTTATGCAAGATGGTAAAGCCTTACAAATGGGAACTTCTCACTTGCTGTCTCAAAAATTTGCAGAATCATTCCATATTGAATTTCAAGATAAAGAAGGTAAGTTGGCTATGCCATACCTTACTAGTTGGGGGGTAACAACACGGCTTATAGGGGCAGTAGTTATGGTACATGGCGATGAGCGTGGCCTTGTTATACCGCCCAAAATAGCTCCAATTCAGGTGGTCATTATTCCAATTTTAAAAAAGAATATGGATAATACAACAGTACTTACGGCTGCTCAACACATTAAAAACGAACTGCAAAGCAAAGGCATTCGTGTCTTTTTGGATGAAGATGAACACAAAACACCAGGTACCAAATTCTATAAATGGGAATTACGTGGTGTGCCAGTACGCATAGAAATTGGTCCACGTGACGTAGAAAACAATCAAGCTGTAGTAGCAGATCGTATTGATCTATCTAAAGAGTCAGTTGCTTTAAATACTATAGTACCTCACGTAGAGCAATTACTTGAGCGTGTACAAAAAGAATTGTTTGACCGTGCAGTGGCACGTCAGAAGGCTATGTGGCATAAGGATGCAAAGCTTGCTGAATTCGGTCCGATTTTGGAAGAACATAATGGAATATATCAAACCGGGTGGTGCGGTGATGCGGCATGTGAAGCTGAACTTAAACGATATAAAGCTTTTACCCGTTGTTTGATACAAGAAAAAACATTTGATACATGTTTTAATTGTACAAAACCAAGCATAGGTGATGTACTTGTAGCAAAAGCATACTAA
- a CDS encoding DMT family transporter: MFLIILLYALLASTFTLGKAALDYGRPFFLIAVRMFVGGGILLSYQYFADRSKFYLKTKDLFLFSQIFLFHIYLSYMLEFWALEYLSAASVGLIYNISPFVTAIFSYFLFHERLSGKQNLGLIIGFFGLLPIIMQQTPEEIAVGSFYVSLPELALFISVAAACYGWIVMKQLLDRGYTPVMVNGVGMIVGGSMALLTSLWWDGLPVIKPAESEGLIRPFLINILGSHGAGIAIFAWYALLLVVVANIIFYNLYGELLKKYSATFLSFVGFITPLFAALFGWLMRGEEVTWHFFASVIFVTFGLYVFYQDEL; the protein is encoded by the coding sequence ATGTTTTTAATTATTCTTCTTTATGCATTACTAGCTAGTACGTTTACCCTTGGGAAAGCAGCGCTTGATTATGGTCGACCATTCTTTTTAATAGCAGTACGTATGTTCGTAGGGGGAGGGATATTGCTTTCCTACCAATATTTTGCTGATCGTAGCAAATTTTACCTTAAAACGAAGGATTTGTTTCTTTTCTCACAAATATTCCTTTTCCACATTTATCTTTCGTATATGCTTGAATTTTGGGCTCTTGAATACCTTTCTGCTGCTAGCGTAGGGCTTATTTATAATATTTCTCCCTTTGTTACTGCTATTTTTTCTTATTTTCTCTTTCACGAACGACTTTCCGGTAAGCAAAATCTTGGCTTGATTATTGGTTTTTTCGGTCTATTACCCATAATTATGCAACAAACACCAGAAGAGATAGCGGTTGGAAGCTTTTATGTTTCATTGCCCGAATTGGCCTTGTTTATCTCTGTAGCTGCCGCATGTTATGGTTGGATAGTGATGAAACAATTACTCGACCGTGGTTATACACCCGTGATGGTTAATGGGGTGGGAATGATTGTTGGTGGTTCCATGGCCTTACTGACCTCATTGTGGTGGGATGGTTTGCCGGTGATAAAGCCAGCTGAATCTGAAGGGTTAATACGTCCGTTCTTGATAAATATATTGGGATCTCATGGTGCAGGGATAGCGATATTTGCTTGGTATGCATTGCTCCTTGTTGTTGTTGCTAATATTATATTTTATAACCTATATGGTGAGCTACTTAAGAAATATTCGGCAACGTTTCTATCATTTGTAGGTTTTATAACGCCACTATTTGCTGCATTGTTTGGTTGGTTAATGCGTGGTGAAGAGGTTACCTGGCATTTCTTTGCTTCAGTAATTTTTGTAACCTTTGGCTTATATGTTTTCTATCAAGATGAGTTATAA
- a CDS encoding DMT family transporter: MFPVVCMYALFALNLVMVKAGLGYIHPIFLQGIRLFIAGNLLLVYLYFFKPTTLNVDKKDILSFVQAGFFLMYISFVLGIMSLDDFSSANQSSLLNLSPFLAALLSYVYFAERLTKYKWIGLVIGVFGFIPLILLSSVDPANKATFFSIPGMQATGSIFGYTYGLVLVRQLVKDKGYSPLLINGITMALGGVLALCTSFFLETWYIESFSLLFEPFLFGLIIVVLCTDMLRYNMYAMLLRRYTVTFMSFAGFMYPLFAALFGWLFLKESISKCFLISTSIISIGLYVFYLEELRK, translated from the coding sequence ATGTTTCCAGTAGTATGTATGTATGCACTATTTGCTTTGAACCTGGTTATGGTTAAAGCTGGTCTGGGATATATACATCCTATTTTTTTACAAGGTATACGTTTATTTATCGCAGGTAATTTGCTACTTGTGTATCTCTATTTTTTTAAACCAACTACATTAAACGTAGACAAAAAAGATATACTTTCATTTGTACAAGCAGGTTTCTTTTTAATGTATATTAGTTTTGTGCTTGGCATTATGAGCTTAGACGATTTCTCATCTGCTAATCAATCGTCTTTATTGAATTTATCTCCTTTTTTAGCAGCATTACTTTCATATGTATATTTTGCAGAACGATTAACGAAGTACAAATGGATTGGCTTAGTTATAGGAGTATTTGGTTTTATTCCACTTATTTTGCTTTCTTCTGTAGATCCAGCTAATAAAGCGACATTCTTTTCTATTCCTGGTATGCAAGCAACAGGATCAATTTTTGGATATACCTATGGATTAGTCTTGGTGCGGCAACTGGTTAAGGATAAAGGATATTCTCCGTTATTGATTAATGGAATTACTATGGCTTTAGGAGGTGTTTTGGCTTTATGTACCTCATTTTTTTTAGAAACATGGTATATAGAATCGTTTAGTCTATTATTTGAGCCATTTTTATTTGGCTTAATAATTGTTGTACTCTGCACCGATATGCTTCGCTATAACATGTATGCTATGCTTTTACGGCGATATACGGTAACTTTTATGTCATTCGCGGGTTTTATGTACCCTTTGTTTGCAGCTTTATTTGGTTGGCTTTTTTTAAAGGAAAGTATCTCAAAGTGCTTTCTAATCTCAACTTCTATTATTTCTATTGGATTATATGTTTTTTATCTGGAGGAATTACGTAAATAA
- a CDS encoding TIGR00282 family metallophosphoesterase — MSTLRVLLIGDVVGDTGCTMFQKHINHVREKYHIDAIIVNGENSASGGKGITSRIVKFFKHNGVDVITTGNHVWAKREIYDYIAQHHDVLRPANFPMGVPGVGVATFECKGQTIGVINVQGRVFMRDLIDCPFRTVESILTYLRSKTKIIFIDFHAEATSEKMAMAYFVEGKVSGVVGTHTHVQTADERILPGGTAYITDLGMTGSLNSSLGMKKDVIIKHFLDQMPVKFEVSTDMPVIMTGVWIEVDVHSGKAIKIERVKILDDNLHIHNTLGD, encoded by the coding sequence ATGAGTACATTACGAGTCTTATTAATCGGTGATGTAGTTGGCGATACTGGTTGTACTATGTTTCAAAAGCATATCAACCATGTGCGTGAGAAATATCATATTGATGCAATTATTGTAAATGGAGAAAATAGTGCTTCGGGTGGTAAGGGTATTACATCTCGTATCGTAAAATTTTTCAAGCATAATGGGGTAGATGTTATTACAACTGGAAATCATGTATGGGCTAAAAGAGAGATTTATGATTACATTGCTCAGCATCATGATGTATTGCGTCCGGCTAATTTTCCAATGGGTGTTCCCGGCGTTGGAGTTGCTACATTCGAGTGTAAAGGGCAAACTATTGGTGTTATTAATGTACAGGGTCGCGTATTTATGCGTGACCTTATTGATTGTCCATTTCGTACGGTAGAATCAATTTTGACTTACTTACGCAGTAAAACTAAGATAATTTTTATTGATTTTCATGCAGAAGCAACTTCTGAAAAGATGGCAATGGCCTATTTTGTGGAAGGCAAGGTATCTGGTGTCGTAGGAACTCATACGCATGTGCAAACAGCAGATGAACGGATTTTGCCTGGTGGAACTGCATATATTACTGATTTGGGCATGACTGGATCGTTAAATTCATCGCTCGGTATGAAAAAAGATGTAATTATAAAGCATTTTTTAGATCAAATGCCCGTAAAATTTGAAGTTTCTACTGATATGCCGGTAATTATGACGGGTGTTTGGATAGAGGTTGATGTACATTCAGGTAAAGCTATTAAAATTGAACGGGTAAAAATACTTGATGATAATTTACACATTCATAATACCCTAGGAGATTGA